The window TGGGCCGGGTGGCGGATGGGCAGGACGACGCTCGCGGTCCCGAGCGCCACGTCGTCGGTGTGGGCGGCGACGTGGCTCAGCCACGGGAAGGTGTCGTAGGTCTGGCCGGTGTCGCGGAAGCGCGGCCAGCGGAAGGGCACGTCGCGGGCCCACAGCGCGTCGAAGCCGACGGCCTCGGCGTGTGTCGCCAGCTCCAGCTCGCGCTCGACCGGCGGGCGTGACTGCCGGCTGTCGGTGAGTGGGAAGCCCGTCCCGACGGTGAGGCCGTCGCCGCCGAACAGTCGCTCGAAGCCGGCGTTGTCGTGGTCGTCCTCGGGACCTGTCACGCGCGGCGGTCGGGGCGCTTCGGGTATGGGCCCTCCGGTCGTCTCGGTCGACACCGTGTGGGTTGCTGGCGGGGGACACGGCTTTGGTCCGGCGGCCCATCAGCTGATGCATGGTCGACAGCCGCACCTACGCGTTCGAGGGAACCGAGCCCGACATCCACGAGGACGCCCACGTGAGCCGTGAGGCGACGCTGGTCGGTGACGTGACCGTCGATGCCGACGCGAGCGTGTGGCCGGGCGTCGTCCTCCGTGGCGACGTGGCCCCCGTCCGCGTCGGCCGGGCCGCCCACATCGGGGACAACGCCATCCTCCACGGCTCGGAGGTCAGCCGCGGCGTGATGGTCGGGCACGGCGCCGTCCTCAACGACACGTTCGTCGCGGCGGGCGCGATGGTCGGGTTCAACTCCACCGTCACCGACTCCACCATCGGCACGCGGAGCATCGTCGCCTCCGGCACCGTCGTCCCGGCGGACTACGAGGTGCCGCCGGAGTCGTTCGTCCGGGGGATGCCCGCCTCGGTCACGCCGCTCGAGGAGACGAGTATCGACCCCGACGAGGTATTCGAGGAGTACCACTCGGGGGCGTACACCGACCTCGCGGAGCGCCACGAGGAACTGTTCGAGCGTGGGTAGTCGCCCGCCGTGGCACGGGCCGCCGCAGGAATCTCGGGTCGCCGTTCAGCGGTGGTCGGGGACCAGCGGTGCGCCGAACGTCCGCTCCGGGAGCGACCGCTTGGCACCGCCGTCGGTCGCACGGCCGGTGTACTGACACGATTCGGTCGTGACTGTCGGCATCTCCGGGACGAGTGGGGCAGGGGCCATCTGTTCCATCGTGTCCCGTCCCACGACCTCCTGCCGAATAAAGGTAATGATTGATAATGCTGTTTAGTGGATGCGTAACCGCGTCCTCCCGGTCGGGGTGCCAGCGGCGACCACTACGGTGGCCGCTTCAGGCGGGTCGGTCGCCGTCGATGGCCTGCCGAGTGTCGAGTCGTGCTCGAATCCCCGGGGCCACCCGGTCCCGTCGGCACACGAGCAGTCCCCCGACCGCGAGCCCCCCGCCACAGAGGAGGGCGAGGTTCACGTCGGGGTTCCGCGCGGCCACCAGGTTCAGCGAGTAGGTGGTCGAGACGACCGGATGGAACGGGCTGATTCCCATCGGGGTCACCACGTCCCCGAGGAGGTGCGTCAGGCCGGCCACCACGCCGGCCACGAACGCGAGCGTCACAGTGGCTGTCCGCTCCGTCCCCCGTCGCCGGGTCCACAGCCCGGCGACGACCGCGAGTGCTGCACCGAGACCCAGCGCTGCCCACGCGGTGTGGGTGACCCCACGGTGCGGGATGCCTGCGAGGTAGATGTCGATATCGGGCGCCGTGGCGAGAACCACGGGAGCGCTCGCCGCGACGGTCCCTCGTCCCCCGCGGTAGCGGACAGCGAGGACTGCGCCAGCGAGGAGTCCGAGGCCGAGGTGTCCTGGCAGGTACATCCCAGTTCCAGCGTGCCCGGCTCCCTGCATAAGCATACGCTGAGCGGACAGGAAGCGTCCCCGGTTACCGGGCGGTGAGCGACACGGGGCACTGGCTGGTGTTCCGGTTCTCCGGTGTTCAAAAGGTTGGCGTGTGGCGGGGGGTGGGGGGAAAACCACACGCCGGGGATACACCCTGATGGGTGTACCTCTCTCTTGTACATACCCGCTTATATATCATGTGGATATAACCGGTCCTCGTCTCGGGTGGCACTGTCCCTAGGCGGGTCCCGTTCGTGCCGCACCACTGCTCGCCCCCGTCCGAGTGGCCCGGTCCCCGGTGTCCAGGTGGGTTTTTGTCCCCGGATGGTGCAACCAGGGGTAGACGGCGATGTTGGACCTCGCACTGGCACGGCAGGCGTACCTGGAACGGCTGGCCGAGCGCCCGGCCTGGAAGCGAGATCTCATCGACGACCTTGGGGACTCCCGGTCCACGGTCGACCGCGCCATCGAGGCGCTCACCGATGCGGGGCTCGTCGTGGAACGGGACGACGGGTTCGCCACGACGTACGCGGGTCGGGTCCTGCTCGACACGGTAACCGAGGCCACGGCCATCGCGGAGACCGCTGGGGCGGCGGCTGAACTGGCGGCGAACCTGCCGGCCGACGCGCCCCGGGACCACCGCTTCTTCGCCGGCGGCGAGGTCGTGAGCATGGACCGGTTCCCACCGGCGCAGGTCGTCGAACGCATCACCGAGTCGCTCGCCGCGGCCGACCGCGTCCGCGGGGCCGCCGTCGCCCCCAACAGCGAGCAGTTCATCGAGGTCCTCTACCAGCGGACCGTGGTCGAGGAGGAGCTACGGATGGAGCTGCTCCTCCCCGCGTCGCTGTTCCCCGCGCTCTTCGAGAGGTACGCAGACCGGCTCGCCGCCTCGCTGGAGAGCGAGTGGCTCACCTTCCGGGTCATCGACGACCCTCCCTACGCGCTCTATCTGATGACCGCCGACGGCGCGACGACGGCACAGCTCGTCGTCCACGGCCCTCACGACAACTTCCTCGGGTACGTCGAGAACGACAGCGAGGCTGCCGTGGAGTGGCTGGAGGGCCGCTATGCCGACTACCGCCGTCGGTCCCGGCCCCTCGGTGAGTTCGCTGCCGATCGACTGGAGTGGCCCAGTGGCGGTTGACGGTCTCCGCCATCGACTGGCGAACTCCGTCGGCCGATGAATCGAAGCCCGGGCCCGACGTAGACACTCGCGTAACGTCCGGTATCCGACTGGGGGGTCGGATTGCGATTCCGGGCGTTGCCCAAGGGACCGGGTAGGGGATGCGCCCGCTGTGGTCTGGGTTCCCCGGCCCCTGACCGCTGTCTCCGTCGAGT of the Haloglomus salinum genome contains:
- a CDS encoding gamma carbonic anhydrase family protein; translated protein: MVDSRTYAFEGTEPDIHEDAHVSREATLVGDVTVDADASVWPGVVLRGDVAPVRVGRAAHIGDNAILHGSEVSRGVMVGHGAVLNDTFVAAGAMVGFNSTVTDSTIGTRSIVASGTVVPADYEVPPESFVRGMPASVTPLEETSIDPDEVFEEYHSGAYTDLAERHEELFERG
- a CDS encoding metal-dependent hydrolase; its protein translation is MYLPGHLGLGLLAGAVLAVRYRGGRGTVAASAPVVLATAPDIDIYLAGIPHRGVTHTAWAALGLGAALAVVAGLWTRRRGTERTATVTLAFVAGVVAGLTHLLGDVVTPMGISPFHPVVSTTYSLNLVAARNPDVNLALLCGGGLAVGGLLVCRRDRVAPGIRARLDTRQAIDGDRPA
- a CDS encoding helix-turn-helix domain-containing protein yields the protein MLDLALARQAYLERLAERPAWKRDLIDDLGDSRSTVDRAIEALTDAGLVVERDDGFATTYAGRVLLDTVTEATAIAETAGAAAELAANLPADAPRDHRFFAGGEVVSMDRFPPAQVVERITESLAAADRVRGAAVAPNSEQFIEVLYQRTVVEEELRMELLLPASLFPALFERYADRLAASLESEWLTFRVIDDPPYALYLMTADGATTAQLVVHGPHDNFLGYVENDSEAAVEWLEGRYADYRRRSRPLGEFAADRLEWPSGG